A single Lactuca sativa cultivar Salinas chromosome 8, Lsat_Salinas_v11, whole genome shotgun sequence DNA region contains:
- the LOC111911152 gene encoding uncharacterized protein LOC111911152: MANIDEMAMGDYKKCIRDDVGPRLVHPTIPTNATFELKGHIFTALKDIPFYGKDHEDASKHLDEVNDIADYFNTPNIPRETTWLRMLLVTFKGAAKDWLKALPFGTITTWAQLREKFLDQFCLPSKISKLKKAIANFEQNPGESLYEAWERYKGLLRNFPQHDLNIQQEMSIFYDVLNVMTRKLLDSQGPLTKKNPNKARELIEEFSKHSREYHNPGRDGIKGSGGARTKKMVVVMAMLNTMDRRLTQMDQSIHAIRVGCERFTGPHLTKDCHLDEYGNKRLKFATRVGKSMMKIEENQRKSGSHMKSTRSKKRRNLSRQAEASTKKSSHHPRRNAKGTPEYDEGTAQNDDGLASFVKKSSSALEEEPQQFDPEPKKPKLENENVAKIQKPHRGTYLSTSWPLSEQKISETVSAYRPPLPFPSQANLSPLEREHLEFIQKIKGISINTPFINSLAKVPEYTKFLQDLIDTQHELKKNSKVILSEQSSRAVLGEIPKKMGDPKCLTLPREFGNNLKTYALANSGASINLMPYTFYEKLNIQKMKATKMTIHMANRSVTHPRGIVEDILVKIRKFVFLVDFVIMDTNVLIILGWPLLNIVGALVGVRESKLTLRVGDDKEDFGMQDGFQGYDVKGEVLNVDEDNELEELEKLMEGEIMTLNQVKRTKPRASVPFLIEVIAYTTPTSLLSEESDEMSSDEEDVTSRVTSPVVKKEKDTTELKMMKD, from the exons ATGGCGAACATTGATGAGATGGCCATGGGGGATTACAAGAAGTGCATTCGAGATGATGTGGGGCCGCGTTTAGTACATCCTACGATTCCTACCAATGCCACATTCGAGTTAAAGGGACATATCTTTACTGCACTCAAGGATATCCCATTCtatgggaaagatcatgaggatgcttccAAGCATTTAGACGAGGTCAATGATATTGCGGATTATTTTAATACTCCTAATATCCCAAGGGAGACAACTTGGCTAAGGATGTTACTagtcactttcaaaggagctgcaaaaGACTGGTTGAAGGCACTTCCATTTGGTACAATCACCACATGGGCCCAATTGCGTGAAAAATTTCTAGATCAGTTTTGCCTACCCTCCAAAATTTCTAAACTCAAGAAGGCGATTGCCAACTTTGAACAAAATCcgggggagtcattatacgaggcaTGGGAACGCTACAAGGGGTTGTTAAGGAATTTTCCTCAACATGACCTAAATATTCAGCAAGAGATGTCGATATTCTATGATGTGTTGAATGTCATGACTAGAAAACTCCTTGATTCGCAAGGACCACTAACAAAGAAGAACCCAAATAAGGCCAGGGAGCTGATTGAAGAATTTTCAAAGCACTCTCGTGAGTATCACAACCCAGGGCGTGACGGAATAAAAGGCAGTGGAGGTGCACGAACTAAAAAAATGGTTGTTGTGATGGCAATGCTTAACACTATGGATAGGAGattgacccaaatggaccaatcaaTTCATGCAATTCGAGTTGGTTGCGAGAGATTTACTGGCCCACATTTGACCAAAGATTGCCATTTGGATGAGTACGGGAATAAGAGGCTCAAGTTTGCTACTCGAGTGGGGAAAAGTATGATGAAGATTGAAGAAAACCAAAGAAAGAGTGGTAGCCatatgaagagtacaagaagcAAAAAGAGGAGAAATTTAAGCAGACAGGCCGAGGCTTCTACGAAAAAGAGCAGCCACCACCCAAGAAGAAA TGCTAAGGGAACACCTGAATATGATGAAGGAACAGCACAAAATGATGATGGACTAGCAAGCTTCGTTAAGAAATCATCAAGC GCACTAGAAGAGGAGCCACAACAGTTCGATCCAGAGCCGAAGAAGCCAAAACTCGAGAACGAAAATGTTGCTAAAATACAGAAACCACATCGTGGGACTTATTTGTCCACGTCGTGGCCCTTGTCTGAACAGAAAATTTCAGAAACCGTCTCGGCTTATCGACCACCTTTGCCATTCCCGTCTCAAGCTAATCTTAGTCCACTGGAAAGGGAGCATCTAGAGTTTATTCAGAAAATAAAGGGTATTTCTATTAATACTCCCTTTATTAATTCACTTGCAAAAGTTCCAGAATACACTAAGTTCCTCCAAGATTTAATAGACACTCAACATGAATTGAAAAAGAATTCTAAGGTAATTCTAAGTGAGCAAAGCTCGAGGGCTGTGTTGGGAGAGATACCaaagaagatgggagatcctAAATGCCTCACTCTCCCACGTGAATTTGGTAACAACCTGAAGACTTATGCTTTAGCCaattctggggctagcattaatttaATGCCTTACACATTCTATGAGAAGCTTAATATTCAGAAAatgaaggctacaaaaatgacAATTCACATGGCCAATCGTTCAGTGACTCATCCAAGAGGGATTGTAGAGGACATCCTTGTTAAAATTAGGAAGTTTGTTTTCCTAGTTGATTTTGTTATCATGGATACTAATGTCCTAATCATTCTTGGTTGGCCCTTACTAAATATTGTTGGAGCTTTAGTGGGTGTTCGTGAATCCAAGCTTACATTAAGGGTTGGTGATGATAAGGAAGATTTTGGAATGCAAGATGGGTTTCAAGGATACGATGTTAAAGGTGAAGTGTTAAATGTTGATGAAGACAATGAACTTGAAGAATTGGAAAAGCTCATGGAGGGAGAAATCATGACACTTAATCAAGTCAAACGCACTAAACCAAGAGCATCCGTTCCGTTTCTCATTGAAGTCATTGCTTACACAACACCAACATCTTTGCTAAGTGAGGAAAGTGATGAGATgtcaagtgatgaagaggatgttACATCAAGGGTGACTAGTCCAGTGGTGAAGAAGGAAAAGGATACTACAGAGCTTAAAATGATGAAAGATTAA